The following coding sequences lie in one Maribacter forsetii DSM 18668 genomic window:
- a CDS encoding DUF2914 domain-containing protein — protein MKKALARYRNSAFRNFIRRHSKYAPIIFFVGGFIFDTLTLGRIDRTYDLTVLCLHMTSLSITLYLYNLVDDGKWKNTFLERYEEYLPLAIQFFFGGLSSAYVIYFSRSVSLSKTASFFIILVLLLIANEFLKKRISNKYLQFGVYYFISFTFFTFMIPVFLKELNTTIFLISGAVSLISTLILLTIIYGKSPSTRKEIKLGKMVFIIIAIYAIINLFYFLKLIPPVPLALDKGIVAHEVIQKNGNYEVTYESEESLIFWRKHKLDFSYSPDQRVYIFSSIFAPTDLKKSIFHRWRRYNTQTKEWENVDDIGYDITGGRDGGFRGYTYKTNVTPGEWEVQVLTEEEQVLGVIGFQIKTRTDQNPLRLKTSKF, from the coding sequence ATGAAAAAAGCACTTGCCAGATATAGAAATAGTGCCTTCAGAAATTTTATAAGAAGGCACTCAAAATATGCGCCAATTATATTTTTCGTTGGCGGATTTATATTTGACACCCTGACCCTTGGTCGTATTGACCGTACCTATGACTTAACGGTATTATGTCTGCATATGACCTCATTATCGATTACGCTATATCTCTACAATCTTGTGGACGATGGAAAATGGAAAAATACCTTTCTAGAACGATACGAAGAATATTTACCCCTTGCCATTCAATTTTTTTTCGGTGGGTTATCTAGTGCCTATGTCATCTATTTTTCAAGAAGTGTTTCTTTATCCAAAACAGCATCGTTCTTTATCATTCTTGTTTTACTACTGATTGCAAATGAGTTCTTAAAAAAACGAATTTCAAACAAATACCTTCAATTTGGGGTATACTACTTTATTAGCTTCACGTTTTTCACGTTTATGATTCCTGTATTTTTGAAGGAACTGAATACTACAATTTTCTTGATTTCAGGAGCAGTCAGTTTAATTAGCACATTAATTCTTCTCACTATTATCTATGGTAAAAGCCCAAGTACCAGAAAGGAGATTAAACTGGGTAAAATGGTTTTTATCATCATTGCAATTTACGCTATTATTAACCTATTCTATTTCCTAAAATTGATTCCGCCCGTACCTTTGGCATTAGATAAAGGAATTGTGGCTCATGAAGTCATTCAAAAAAACGGAAACTATGAGGTTACTTATGAGTCTGAGGAATCTTTAATTTTTTGGCGTAAACATAAATTGGATTTTAGTTATTCTCCAGACCAGCGAGTGTATATTTTTTCTTCCATTTTTGCACCAACGGACTTAAAAAAATCTATTTTCCATAGATGGAGAAGGTATAATACACAGACCAAAGAATGGGAAAACGTTGATGATATTGGTTACGATATTACTGGCGGCAGAGATGGTGGATTTAGAGGATATACTTATAAAACCAATGTTACACCTGGTGAATGGGAAGTACAAGTGCTTACCGAAGAAGAACAAGTATTAGGTGTTATAGGCTTTCAAATAAAAACTAGAACCGATCAAAATCCTTTGCGACTCAAAACCTCAAAATTTTAG
- a CDS encoding YkgJ family cysteine cluster protein yields the protein MTIYQKVQAVDRIFNQLDKELGSFQQSTGLSCVANCGLCCLKPDINATALEFLPLAYHLLIHGETERWLEKLQNNKDNKICPVLNEIITPDSKGYCSEYAHRGLICRLFGFSAMLHKSNKPILVTCKPIKEQKTEAFNKANAHIAANKNYPLISNYYMQLRSIDESLGEELFPIRIAIEKAIHAVLAYYAYRELPSKDNIV from the coding sequence GTGACAATATATCAAAAAGTTCAAGCGGTAGATCGTATTTTCAACCAATTGGATAAGGAGTTAGGCTCCTTTCAACAATCTACAGGACTTAGCTGTGTAGCCAATTGTGGTCTATGTTGTTTAAAACCGGACATCAATGCTACTGCATTAGAGTTTTTACCACTAGCCTATCACCTATTAATACATGGGGAGACGGAGCGATGGTTAGAAAAACTTCAAAATAATAAAGACAATAAAATATGTCCTGTATTAAACGAAATCATCACACCTGACTCTAAAGGCTATTGTTCTGAATATGCGCATCGCGGACTCATTTGTAGACTGTTTGGTTTTTCTGCTATGTTGCACAAAAGCAATAAACCCATATTAGTTACTTGCAAACCTATTAAAGAACAAAAGACCGAAGCTTTTAATAAGGCCAATGCTCATATTGCAGCTAATAAAAATTATCCACTTATTAGTAATTACTATATGCAGTTGCGCTCTATAGATGAATCCTTAGGAGAAGAATTGTTCCCAATAAGAATTGCGATAGAGAAAGCCATCCATGCCGTTTTAGCATATTACGCCTATAGAGAACTACCCAGTAAAGACAATATAGTTTAA
- a CDS encoding alpha/beta fold hydrolase, which produces MKIYAISGLGADQRVFNHLTLDFELTTIDWITPHQNEHIKEYSRRLSSVIDTNGEFCLIGVSFGGLIATEISKMLQPKKVILISSAQTKDELRPIYKWVGKSRILKFIPKFLFNPPRFLAKYIMGAKNSKLFYEILDDTDFSFVKWALQEFTAWQNTARSSRVLKINGTKDKLIPSKGTTRTKLIEGGEHFMIVDNANEISKIINFELRNT; this is translated from the coding sequence TTGAAAATATACGCTATTAGTGGTTTAGGTGCTGACCAAAGAGTTTTTAATCATTTAACTCTAGATTTTGAATTGACCACTATAGATTGGATTACTCCCCACCAAAACGAACATATTAAAGAATATTCTAGAAGGCTTAGTAGTGTTATTGACACCAATGGAGAGTTCTGTTTGATAGGTGTTAGTTTCGGTGGATTAATTGCGACGGAAATAAGCAAAATGCTTCAACCGAAAAAAGTAATTCTTATTTCTTCTGCACAAACAAAAGATGAATTAAGACCGATTTATAAATGGGTCGGCAAATCTAGAATTTTAAAATTTATTCCTAAGTTTCTATTTAACCCACCAAGGTTTCTTGCTAAATATATCATGGGAGCCAAAAATTCTAAATTGTTTTATGAAATATTGGATGATACGGATTTTAGCTTTGTAAAATGGGCGTTACAAGAATTTACCGCATGGCAAAACACAGCACGATCCTCAAGAGTTCTTAAGATAAACGGTACAAAAGACAAATTGATTCCGTCCAAAGGTACTACTAGAACAAAGCTTATTGAAGGTGGAGAACATTTTATGATTGTAGATAACGCAAATGAAATCAGCAAAATCATTAATTTTGAACTTAGAAATACTTAG
- a CDS encoding GAF domain-containing protein, producing MNNSKEFLAIVSAELKENTPNWDNLLKLILKHFQCVTGTLHFLDKASLLQLQSQVGIPEFLIPKLSTIPIGKGMAGIAAERRKPVEMCNLQTDDSGVARPSAKDTKVEGSLAAPLMYSDNLYGTIGIAKPVPYDFTETEMDLLMQIGELISKKLS from the coding sequence ATGAACAACTCTAAAGAATTCTTAGCTATTGTTAGCGCCGAACTAAAGGAGAATACTCCCAACTGGGACAATCTTCTAAAATTGATCTTAAAGCATTTTCAATGCGTTACCGGCACGTTACATTTTTTAGATAAAGCGTCTTTACTACAGCTTCAATCTCAAGTAGGTATTCCTGAGTTTTTAATTCCTAAACTATCTACTATTCCTATTGGTAAAGGTATGGCGGGTATTGCGGCAGAAAGAAGAAAACCTGTTGAAATGTGTAATCTACAGACTGATGATTCTGGTGTTGCTAGACCATCGGCAAAAGATACCAAAGTAGAAGGATCATTAGCTGCACCGTTAATGTATAGTGACAATTTATACGGAACTATTGGTATTGCTAAACCGGTACCTTATGATTTTACCGAAACCGAGATGGACCTACTCATGCAAATTGGTGAATTAATAAGCAAAAAATTAAGCTAA